From a region of the Gottschalkia purinilytica genome:
- a CDS encoding phosphoglycerate kinase: MLNKKSLEDLNVKGKRVLVRCDFNVPMNENKEITDDRRIASAIPTIKYIIENGGKAVVMSHFGRPKGEPNPKYSLAPVAKRLSELLGKEVVFADDDIVVGEDTKKIVSEMKDSDVVLLQNTRYRKEEEKNGEDFAKELASLGDLYINDAFGTAHRAHASNVGVSKHLPSAVGYLVKKEIEIMGKAMSNPEKPFVAILGGAKVSDKIGVIENLLDKVDSLLIGGGMMFTFLKAKGLEIGKSLVEEDKVDLAKELINKAQEKNVNLLLPVDTVVAKEFKNDVDFETVNVENIPSDTMGLDIGERTIEIFSKTVKEAKTVVWNGPMGVFEMSNFAKGTEAIAKAMAEANGTTIVGGGDSAAAVEQTGLDEKMTHISTGGGASLEFFEGKVLPGIDAIDEK; the protein is encoded by the coding sequence ATGCTTAATAAAAAAAGTTTAGAAGATTTAAATGTCAAAGGTAAAAGAGTTCTAGTTAGATGTGATTTTAATGTTCCTATGAATGAAAATAAAGAAATAACTGATGATAGAAGAATAGCTAGTGCTATACCTACTATAAAATACATAATTGAAAATGGTGGTAAAGCAGTAGTTATGTCTCACTTTGGAAGACCAAAAGGAGAACCAAATCCTAAATATAGTTTAGCTCCTGTGGCTAAAAGATTGTCAGAATTATTAGGAAAAGAAGTAGTGTTTGCTGATGATGATATAGTAGTAGGAGAAGATACTAAAAAAATAGTAAGTGAAATGAAAGACTCAGATGTTGTTTTACTACAAAATACTAGATACAGAAAAGAAGAAGAGAAAAATGGAGAGGATTTTGCTAAAGAATTAGCTTCATTAGGAGATCTTTATATAAATGATGCATTTGGAACAGCTCATAGAGCACATGCATCTAATGTAGGAGTAAGCAAACACTTACCTTCTGCTGTTGGATATTTAGTAAAAAAAGAAATAGAAATAATGGGCAAAGCTATGTCAAATCCTGAGAAACCTTTCGTAGCAATTCTTGGTGGTGCTAAAGTATCAGATAAAATAGGAGTAATAGAAAATCTTCTAGATAAGGTAGATAGCTTATTAATAGGCGGAGGAATGATGTTTACATTTCTAAAAGCTAAAGGATTAGAAATAGGTAAATCTCTTGTAGAAGAAGATAAAGTAGATTTAGCAAAAGAACTAATAAATAAAGCTCAAGAAAAAAATGTTAACTTACTATTGCCAGTGGATACGGTAGTAGCTAAGGAGTTTAAAAATGATGTAGATTTTGAAACTGTTAATGTAGAAAATATACCTTCAGATACTATGGGACTTGATATAGGTGAAAGAACGATAGAAATATTCTCAAAAACAGTTAAAGAGGCTAAAACAGTTGTATGGAATGGGCCTATGGGAGTATTTGAAATGTCTAACTTTGCTAAAGGAACTGAGGCAATAGCAAAGGCTATGGCAGAAGCTAATGGTACTACTATAGTAGGTGGAGGAGATAGTGCTGCTGCAGTAGAACAAACAGGATTAGATGAAAAAATGACTCATATTTCTACTGGAGGAGGAGCATCATTAGAATTCTTTGAAGGAAAAGTATTACCAGGAATTGATGCTATAGATGAAAAATAA
- the gap gene encoding type I glyceraldehyde-3-phosphate dehydrogenase encodes MTVKVGISGFGRIGRDVLRVYFESGVTDFEVVAINNGSGDVNTLAHMFKYDSLYGIFPGTVEVDGDNMVINGKKLKVVSHRNPEEIPWKELGVELVIDSTGAFKDKEGLSRHLKGGAKKVIITAPAKDEDITVVMGVNEEKYDAQNHHIISNASCTTNCLAPVAKVILDKFGINKGLMTTVHAYTNDQQILDKDHKDLRRARAAAESIIPTTTGAAKAVALVIPELKGKLNGFAMRVPTPTVSVVDVVFEVEKGTTTEDVNKALKEAAEGPLKGVLGFSEEPLVSIDYRKDYRSSIVDGLSTMVIDNMVKVVSWYDNEWGYSARVVDLAKYIVNKGI; translated from the coding sequence ATGACTGTAAAAGTTGGAATTAGTGGTTTTGGTAGAATAGGAAGAGATGTTTTAAGAGTTTATTTTGAAAGTGGAGTTACAGACTTTGAAGTTGTAGCAATAAATAATGGTTCAGGTGATGTTAATACTTTAGCACATATGTTCAAATATGACTCATTATATGGAATATTCCCAGGAACAGTTGAAGTTGATGGAGACAATATGGTTATAAATGGTAAAAAATTAAAAGTTGTTAGCCATAGAAATCCAGAAGAGATTCCTTGGAAAGAATTAGGTGTAGAACTAGTTATAGACTCAACAGGAGCGTTCAAAGATAAAGAAGGTCTTTCAAGACACTTAAAAGGTGGAGCTAAAAAAGTTATTATTACAGCACCAGCTAAAGATGAAGATATAACTGTAGTAATGGGAGTAAATGAAGAGAAATATGATGCACAAAATCATCATATAATTTCTAATGCATCATGTACAACTAACTGTTTAGCACCAGTTGCTAAAGTTATATTAGATAAATTTGGAATTAATAAAGGATTAATGACTACAGTTCATGCATATACAAATGATCAACAAATATTAGATAAAGATCATAAAGATTTAAGAAGAGCTAGAGCAGCAGCTGAATCAATAATTCCTACAACTACAGGAGCTGCTAAAGCAGTTGCATTAGTTATACCTGAATTAAAAGGAAAATTAAATGGATTTGCAATGAGAGTTCCTACTCCTACTGTATCAGTAGTAGACGTAGTATTCGAAGTTGAAAAAGGAACTACTACTGAAGACGTAAATAAAGCATTAAAAGAAGCAGCTGAAGGACCATTAAAAGGAGTATTAGGATTCTCAGAAGAACCATTAGTATCTATTGACTATAGAAAAGACTATCGTTCATCAATAGTAGATGGATTATCAACTATGGTAATAGATAACATGGTAAAAGTAGTATCATGGTATGATAATGAATGGGGATACTCAGCTAGAGTAGTTGACCTTGCTAAATATATAGTTAACAAAGGAATATAG
- a CDS encoding sugar-binding transcriptional regulator produces MNDLLSLYQKIVPEMIETLEKRYNILRNIYYNQPIGRRALANSLNIGERVVRTEINVLKDQGLLSVETIGMSITEEGKDVVERLKEQIHRFKGLNYLEKSLEKELNIRKVIIVPGNSDEDELILKDIGKATSNYIVDKLEKNSIIGITGGTTMAQVAEEMPVYKKKSDLLVLPARGGLGENVETQANNIAAKLAQKLCGNYKLLHVPDNLSEEAMEALLSVKEIKEVVDIMRNINMLVFGIGRADIMASRRHFSDDVVKHLCENRAVAESFGHYFNTKGKIIWETNTIGISLSDFKNIKTIIGVASGENKAEAIISICRLKEDMTLITDEGAAKKILNIVSTATFK; encoded by the coding sequence ATGAATGACTTACTCTCTTTATATCAGAAAATAGTTCCTGAAATGATAGAAACACTAGAAAAAAGGTATAATATTTTAAGGAACATATATTATAATCAGCCTATTGGAAGAAGAGCCTTAGCAAATAGTCTAAATATAGGAGAAAGAGTTGTAAGGACAGAAATTAATGTACTTAAAGACCAAGGACTATTATCTGTTGAAACTATAGGAATGAGTATTACTGAAGAAGGAAAAGATGTTGTAGAAAGGCTCAAAGAACAGATACATAGATTTAAAGGATTAAATTATTTAGAAAAATCATTAGAAAAAGAGCTTAATATAAGAAAAGTAATTATAGTACCTGGAAATTCAGATGAAGACGAGCTTATATTAAAAGATATAGGAAAAGCGACATCGAACTATATAGTTGATAAGTTAGAAAAAAATAGTATAATCGGTATTACTGGTGGAACTACTATGGCTCAAGTAGCAGAAGAAATGCCTGTTTATAAAAAGAAATCAGATTTATTAGTCTTACCTGCTAGAGGTGGGCTTGGAGAAAATGTTGAAACACAAGCTAATAACATAGCTGCAAAATTGGCTCAAAAATTATGTGGAAACTATAAATTACTTCATGTGCCAGATAACCTTAGTGAAGAAGCTATGGAGGCTCTATTAAGTGTAAAAGAAATAAAAGAAGTAGTAGATATTATGAGAAATATAAATATGTTAGTATTTGGTATAGGAAGAGCCGACATTATGGCAAGTAGAAGACATTTTTCAGACGATGTAGTCAAACATTTATGTGAAAATAGAGCAGTTGCAGAATCCTTTGGACATTATTTTAATACCAAAGGTAAAATTATATGGGAGACTAATACTATAGGAATATCTTTATCAGATTTTAAAAATATAAAAACTATAATAGGTGTAGCTAGTGGAGAAAATAAAGCAGAAGCAATCATATCTATTTGTAGATTAAAGGAAGATATGACACTTATAACTGATGAAGGTGCAGCAAAAAAAATATTAAATATTGTTAGTACTGCTACATTTAAGTAG
- a CDS encoding ABC transporter permease translates to MYAAPLIFTALGGVASENSGVVNIGLEGMMTIGALIGATVGYYLGNPWIAFLSAGIGGGILALLHAIASITFEADQIVSGIAINFLGSGLSLFLSRIFFEGTTMTKPIDLNHKMPRPFNEIFSNNSFLDLVFNQYITVYLSFLLVLIMWFMLYKTKLGLRIRSVGEHPKAADTLGINVHRIRYFSVILSGILSGFGGAAMSLAVVSNFRPTLISGQGFIALAAMIFGKWKPQGAMLACLLFGAAQGLIVYLGGTGANIPTQILAMVPYILTLIVLTGFVGKSSGPAANGEPYTKHDIG, encoded by the coding sequence ATGTATGCAGCACCTTTGATTTTTACAGCTTTAGGAGGAGTAGCATCAGAAAATTCAGGTGTAGTAAATATAGGACTTGAAGGTATGATGACTATAGGGGCTCTTATAGGAGCTACTGTTGGGTATTATTTAGGTAATCCATGGATTGCTTTTTTATCAGCAGGAATAGGTGGAGGCATTTTAGCACTTCTACATGCTATAGCTTCTATAACATTCGAAGCAGATCAGATAGTTTCTGGAATTGCAATTAACTTTCTTGGCTCAGGTCTATCATTGTTCTTAAGTAGAATATTTTTTGAAGGAACTACAATGACAAAACCTATAGATCTGAATCATAAGATGCCAAGACCGTTTAATGAAATTTTTTCAAATAACTCATTTCTTGACCTGGTTTTTAATCAATATATAACTGTATATTTGTCATTTTTATTAGTACTGATAATGTGGTTCATGCTATATAAAACTAAACTAGGATTAAGAATAAGATCTGTTGGAGAACATCCAAAGGCAGCTGATACACTTGGGATAAATGTACATAGGATTAGATATTTTTCGGTTATACTTTCAGGTATACTATCTGGTTTTGGTGGAGCAGCTATGAGTCTTGCAGTTGTATCAAACTTTAGACCAACTCTTATATCTGGGCAAGGATTTATTGCACTGGCAGCTATGATTTTTGGAAAGTGGAAGCCACAAGGAGCTATGTTAGCTTGCTTATTATTTGGAGCAGCACAAGGACTTATAGTATATCTAGGAGGAACGGGTGCCAATATACCAACTCAAATATTAGCTATGGTGCCATACATATTAACTTTAATAGTATTAACTGGATTTGTAGGAAAATCATCGGGTCCAGCAGCTAATGGAGAACCTTATACTAAACATGATATAGGATAA
- a CDS encoding ABC transporter permease — MKRNRVIFTIVSIALGFLVGGLILAAVGFNLFDVYSTMFKGVFSRPKYIAWTIIRSVPIILTGLSVAFAFRTGLFNIGAEGQFIIGALVAALLGYFLELPLVIHAIVVLIGAGIAAGLWGSIAGYLRAKFGVHEVISTIMLNWIALYLNNYVVSWEKFRRPQSEASYKILDSASIGILQQWKRTDAGREFLSNSKFLREILSAPVNWGIIIAILCAIMVWYILQKTTLGYELRAVGLNQDASEYGGINVRRSILTSMFISGILAGLAGAIHVLGVTKEVAILSFMEGSGFDGIAVALLGNNTPLGSVLSGLLFGALKYSGPKIQSTMGAPSEVINIMIGSIVFFTSMPSFIKIIASKFKRRRGEVKVD; from the coding sequence ATGAAAAGGAATAGGGTAATTTTTACTATAGTTTCTATTGCACTGGGATTTTTAGTAGGAGGACTAATATTAGCAGCAGTTGGATTTAATTTATTTGATGTTTATTCAACTATGTTTAAGGGGGTATTTAGTAGGCCTAAATACATAGCTTGGACAATTATTAGATCTGTGCCAATAATATTAACAGGGTTATCTGTTGCATTTGCATTTAGAACAGGTCTGTTTAACATCGGAGCAGAAGGCCAGTTCATAATAGGAGCATTAGTAGCTGCTTTATTAGGATATTTTTTAGAACTACCTCTAGTTATACACGCTATAGTTGTTTTAATAGGAGCAGGTATAGCAGCAGGGCTATGGGGAAGTATAGCTGGATATTTAAGGGCAAAATTCGGAGTTCATGAGGTTATATCAACTATAATGCTAAATTGGATAGCCTTATATTTGAATAACTACGTTGTTTCCTGGGAGAAGTTTAGAAGGCCACAAAGTGAAGCTTCATATAAAATACTAGACTCTGCTAGTATAGGAATCCTTCAACAGTGGAAAAGAACTGATGCTGGAAGAGAATTTCTTTCAAATAGTAAATTTCTAAGAGAGATACTATCTGCTCCAGTTAACTGGGGAATAATAATAGCTATTTTATGTGCAATTATGGTATGGTACATACTACAAAAAACAACACTAGGTTATGAGCTTAGAGCAGTAGGTCTTAATCAAGATGCATCAGAGTATGGTGGAATAAATGTTAGAAGAAGCATATTAACTTCTATGTTTATAAGTGGTATATTAGCAGGATTAGCAGGAGCTATACATGTGCTTGGAGTTACTAAAGAAGTAGCTATATTATCCTTTATGGAAGGAAGCGGGTTTGATGGTATAGCAGTTGCTTTATTGGGAAATAACACTCCCTTAGGAAGTGTTCTGTCTGGACTTTTATTTGGAGCTCTAAAGTATAGTGGACCTAAGATACAATCTACTATGGGAGCACCTTCAGAGGTTATTAATATTATGATTGGATCTATAGTGTTTTTTACATCTATGCCTAGTTTTATAAAAATAATAGCGTCAAAGTTTAAAAGGAGAAGAGGTGAGGTGAAAGTTGATTAA
- a CDS encoding ABC transporter ATP-binding protein — translation MKNITKKFGDFVANDNISLTLHKGEVHALLGENGAGKTTLMNVLYGLYQPTSGEIYVRGEKINIDSPNIAIKKGIGMVHQHFMLVEPFTVVENIILGMEITKGFGYLDIQEARKKVIELSERYGFNIDPDARIHEISVGMQQKIEILKALYRGADILILDEPTAVLTPQEIQDFLEIINNLTSQGKSIIIITHKLREIKKSADYCTIIRRGKYIDTVKVSEVTEEELAGKMVGREIRFAVEKKEKSAGNTVLKIDDISVRDNRGIKALDKLSLEVKKGEILGIAGVDGNGQSELIESITGLRKIDSGKVYINNKDITNKTPREIIESGISTIPEDRQKRGLILDFSIYENMILENYKKDPFSKKGKLNYKNIREFSRRLISKFDVRPNDENVKVAELSGGNQQKVIIAREVTNDPDLLIAAQPTRGLDVGAIEFVHRYLVEQRDKDKAVLLISFELDEILNVSDRIAVIYNGTIVGIVDSKKANEKMLGYMMAGGGAGNEKE, via the coding sequence ATGAAAAATATCACTAAAAAATTTGGTGACTTTGTTGCAAATGATAATATAAGTCTTACTCTTCATAAAGGAGAAGTACATGCACTACTTGGAGAAAATGGTGCTGGTAAAACTACTCTTATGAATGTGCTTTATGGATTATATCAACCAACTTCTGGAGAAATATATGTAAGGGGCGAAAAAATAAATATAGATAGTCCCAATATTGCTATAAAAAAAGGAATAGGAATGGTACATCAACATTTTATGCTAGTAGAGCCTTTTACGGTAGTTGAAAACATAATATTAGGTATGGAGATTACTAAAGGTTTTGGATACCTTGATATTCAAGAAGCTAGAAAAAAAGTTATAGAATTGTCAGAACGATATGGATTCAATATAGATCCTGATGCAAGAATACACGAGATAAGTGTAGGTATGCAACAAAAAATAGAAATTTTAAAGGCATTATATAGGGGAGCAGATATACTTATACTAGATGAACCTACAGCAGTATTAACTCCTCAAGAAATACAAGATTTTTTAGAAATAATAAATAATTTAACTAGTCAAGGAAAATCTATTATAATAATAACTCATAAATTACGTGAGATAAAGAAATCAGCAGACTATTGCACTATTATAAGAAGAGGAAAGTATATAGATACAGTAAAGGTAAGTGAAGTGACTGAAGAAGAATTAGCTGGAAAAATGGTAGGAAGAGAAATAAGATTTGCAGTTGAAAAGAAAGAAAAATCGGCAGGAAATACTGTCTTAAAAATAGATGATATAAGCGTTAGAGATAACAGAGGTATAAAGGCGCTAGATAAATTATCACTAGAAGTTAAAAAGGGAGAAATATTAGGTATAGCTGGAGTAGATGGAAATGGTCAAAGTGAACTTATAGAATCAATAACAGGACTAAGGAAAATAGACTCTGGTAAGGTATATATTAATAATAAGGACATAACCAATAAAACTCCTAGGGAAATTATAGAAAGTGGTATTTCAACTATACCAGAAGATAGACAAAAAAGAGGATTGATTTTAGATTTTAGCATATATGAAAATATGATACTGGAAAACTATAAGAAAGATCCTTTTTCTAAAAAAGGTAAACTTAATTATAAAAATATTAGAGAATTTTCAAGACGACTTATTTCAAAATTTGATGTAAGACCAAATGATGAAAATGTAAAAGTAGCTGAGTTATCAGGAGGAAATCAGCAAAAGGTAATAATAGCTAGAGAAGTAACTAATGATCCAGACTTATTAATAGCTGCTCAACCTACAAGAGGACTTGATGTTGGCGCTATAGAGTTTGTTCATAGGTATCTCGTAGAACAAAGAGATAAGGATAAAGCTGTTCTATTAATATCATTTGAATTAGATGAAATATTAAATGTGTCAGATAGAATAGCTGTAATATATAACGGAACTATAGTAGGTATAGTTGATTCTAAAAAAGCAAATGAAAAAATGTTAGGATATATGATGGCTGGAGGAGGTGCTGGAAATGAAAAGGAATAG